A region of the Culex quinquefasciatus strain JHB chromosome 1, VPISU_Cqui_1.0_pri_paternal, whole genome shotgun sequence genome:
CGATGTtgcattgataaaaaaaaaacaatctaatcCACACATTATTTGCTTACTCGTATAAACAGTGTGCAAACAAAATTACCTCACACGCAGattgcaagaaaaaaaagtcgCAAAAAGACTGATAAGAAGAACGCGTCTGTCACGACAGTGAAAGGTGCATTATCTCCCCAAGGCCAATCAAAAAACACGCAATAAAATATTATACTCCACCAAATTGTCTGGTTAGGATTGCCAAAACGTTACAAACacatgattttttgcgttaattttcaaataatgaaaatgcaatttttcaaaagttccccGAAAAAAATCACGGGACAAAAActataaacattaaaatttccgttgaaaaaactgaaatcgtttttttaatgcagctgcagctttgttgacaaacaaacggagcacgtggTCGCATGATAGCTTCATTGAGTCAGACCTAGGGTTGACCATATAgcataaatacttttttttttcagtgcaaataatattttgccagcataataaaaattgtgcaaGAAAGTTcgaacaattctggagtttttttgaaaaggaccaataaaccaaatttccagtttttgctttttgggtgttttttaatacccctgactcaaggcggttctaaaaacacccaaaaagcaaaaactggaaatttggtttattggaccttttcaaaaaaactccagaattattcCTACCAAATTGATTAATTTACATTTCcatttgaaatttctttttcaAGACCCTAGTCCAGGCCATGAACGAGCTTCTACAGCAAATTTGACACTGGTAATGTGAACTATTTGTTAATCATTTCTTTATTTGCTCATCAAAAACATTTCAGTTTCCTGGCTGTGGAAGGTATCATTTCCGGTTGGCTTCACTTTGCACATTGTTGTTTTACATCTaaacaaaatcaattatttGACTGCATTATTGCATTTCAATCAAACTTTATCGTTATCTCATGCATGTTATAGAGAttgataccgtaaactggggtcaattgggacacatggggcgaattgggacagcagttttaaccatgttggaacacaatattttgatttttcatgatggtttcggttagaacagacttaggccaacaaaatgtgtacatcaattttcaaatttaaaagctttaagtgctctaaaaactgctgtccctattcagactgtagtcccgattcaccccagattacggtaactGCAATGTTGGCCATTAGAGTACTTCCGATATGCACAAACTACACGATTCTTCTTATCAATTCTTGATGCATTTTAGGATATATAAATACTGAGCAAAAATCGTCGTCATACATCAGTtggtattttttcactaaagaaGCGAAATGTTTCTCAAGATTTTCCTACTAACAGTGGCCGCCAGGGCTTGCACGAGCCTAGTTCCGAACAGTTTTGAAGGtatttacataaatttttctagataaaaacaaataatcaaACAAGCATTCTTTTTCAACAGCCACCGTCGGATGTCTCCAGTACAACGCCCACGCGGATTATAACTATGACCACCCGTACTTTGCGACGGCCAGTTGGCGAAATATTAAATCGACTGCGGGAGTCATCAGAATGCGGATGGGCGTCAGCGGGAACAAAAGTGGCTACATCAGGCTGGCTCCAACCGTAAGACCCTTCGACGAAACAACAATGCATGAAATTGTTCTCGATTTTGACAGTGACAATCGCTCGTACTTCCAACGATACGTCCGAGGTGGTCCCAACAGAGTGCATTCGTTTAAACTTTTCAAGCTGAACTATAtccagaaaatttccatttttgaaccactcATGTTTACCGTGGAAGTTTATCCCAACGGACGCGTGACAGTTAAGATTGACACGGAGCGATATCCGTTCATAGACGTAACCGATGCAGGGGTTTCCGCAAAGTACGTCGGGTTTGCCAACTGGGACGCGAACGATAAGGCTGTATTTTTCGTGGATTGTCCTTTAGTTGATTGAActgaaacaaataaataaaaaagaatttaaattcaTCCTTAAAAACACATTATAAGCCCTATTAATTTCCATTTCGTCACACTCACCAACCGGACATTGACCATCACTGTCCGGAGGCCACTCCACTTGCCGCGGTCAATTGAACCTCCCCTTCAAACGGAATGGCTCAAATCTGGCGTAAGCTTTCCCATAAAATCATTCGACCAGTGGCCATCATCAAGACACATGAGCCCAAGCCTGCTACGATGGCGGTGGTATAAAACAATCAAGATTTATCGACGACCATTTCTGCAATTTCTCGCTGGAAGATTGGTGGACAAATAAAATACCTTCCTCCCTCCCTCCGTTCAGCTGAGACATTCCAGACATCATCGATATATTTACTATCACTTTCACTTGCCGTTAAGTTTGCGCAATTGCAAGTGCAAGAGGAAATCCACCGGTCAATTGAGCAATTCATCACAGATTTTTGCGCGACCATCTTgacacaagaagaagaaagtgccCTGTCGTAAATTTACAAGCCCGCTGCGGCCGGTAAGGTACGCAAAAGTCATCGATTACACGCGGGCGCTTTTGTCGTTTTTATCGCATTTCTCGTAATTGGCAGTTTAACGCAGATTAGTCCACCCCTGCATTTGACAGATGCCTCACCTTTAACTTGCTTGACCTTGGTGCGCAAAGCTGCGCTTCCCCACCTTCAGAGTCAATCTCCTTGGCCTCCTTGGATTTTCCCTCAATAATCCTCACCTGTCAGTGGTCCCAAAATCTGACAATCTGTGGTGACGTCAAATCAGTTTCGCGCGCCGGCTTTCCGAAAAATTATCTAGATCAGTTGCTTTTCTGGCCAATCATACGCCACACCTGGCCGGTCGGACCAAAGATTCGTTCCCGACCAAGGTTTCGCAATGAAATAGGTGCGGAACCGTCACCGTGGCCGACTGACAGTTatcttttttaataatttcaatttacaCACTTTGCTCTCGTTTTTACTTCTGTCTCGCTCTCTCAGCGAGCCTAATTTCATCACTTTCTTTGGGGGGAAAAAGAAGGCACACGAAACGAGCCAAATTCACGTGAAACGTTCAGGGAAAAACCAGCcagttgttgttattgttgttttaCAAACCCcctgaagagagagagagagaagaggaACGAGAGGGAATTTCACGGGAATCGGAAAACAAGCGCGGAGAAATGAATCAAGTGTGCGCGAAAAGGTTTAAATGTGCAATTTGTTTTCCCTCAAAACccagttgttttttgttcgaaggacttctttttatttaaaaaaaaaaacatgtgagGTAAAACAAGGGGAATTATaccaaaaaatcacgaaaaagcGAAACTTTACCCAGAAAGGTGATCTTAATCTGCAAAAAAGAATTCGAAAACTATTTCAAGATCAGATTCCAGGCCACGAATGAGCATTTGTCACAAATTTTACATAGATTGGATATCCCAGTGTTCAGATTTCAGAAGATGgaaaaattctagaaaattttctcagctgtttgatttaaaaaacgtACTCGGAAAAAATTACTGATTCAATTTcagaaaaactcaattttccagaatccgatttgaatcaaatttgcaatcataaagtacttaaaagattttttttaattaagtgaACCGTTTTTAAACTATGTCCAAGtggcttaattttaattttaactgaaaaattcccgtttttcgatttaaaaaaaagtccatgattgttttctcctgaagatatgtttttttctaaaagttcagaaaatttttaattcaaagaaaataaataaataaatggtggagaattgctccgATGTAATTAATCAACTCATCGATCAAatcaaaacttttataaaaaaaaatatttagatacaagtgctgaaaacttttacttttcagcactaatttccttactgaaatagtagtttatgcaacaagttgcaaaaagaggatttttttcaacacgagtcgtacatttatccaaagaggttcaccgagttggatgaatacgaagagtgctaaaaaatcaagtttttcaacgagttccatacaatttatttagcaattccgaaaaacacccattcagtgaaattgtatgtaaaattttcatgtattttgtcaataaatcgtttaaatttaaaaaaagtttaaaagtgtaacttttcaaaaccagtgctaaaaagttcaactattcagcatttattttgaaaagtgttgctatttgattcagttatttttggtacagaaaagtaggctttatagtcgttcaagaataacagaaaaagtaagtagtttcacgacggaattgcaaaaaaaaaaaaagtttttgcagccttagtatcgaaaagtaatactgaacaattctctcagatttcggtcattcgatttttttttgtattttaaaatccgactgaaacttttttggtgccttcggtatgcccaaagaagccattttgcatcattagtttgtccatataattttccatacaatttggcagctggccatacaaaaatgatgtatgaaaattcaaaaatctgtatcttttgaaggaattttttgatagatttggtgtcttcggcaaagttgtaggtatggatatggactacactgaaaaaaaaaatgatgcaaggtaaaaaaaaatggtgattttttatttaactttttgtcactaacacttgatttgcaaaacaacactatttttattttatttatttttttatatgttttagaggacattaaatgccaacttttcagaaaaaagtttctaagtcttacccaaacaactaacaattttttaatgtcgatatctcagcaactaatggttcgattttcaatgttaaaacatgaaacattcgtgaaattttcaaatcttttcgaaaaaaatattttcagaattttcaagtctagactaacatttaaaagggccaaacattcaatactacgcccgtttaaattgttagtcttggtttaaaaattcttaaaatatttttttcaaagagattggaaaatttcacgaatgtttcatattttaactttgaaaatcggaccattagttgctgagatatcgacattaaaaaattgtgggttgtttgggtaagacttagaaaacatcaattttcctgtttttaaacctttgcattgcaatatctaagcaactaagggtcgtatcaacaaagttcaaaaaagcaaaatatagagaattttctcagcttttcaaaaatattttttttgaagagtgagcaaacatgtgcacttattttaaaaaaatgaataactgcgactattttcaaaaaaaaaaaaatctacctaaaaaattctgtaatttgaaaacggtgcactttatcaaaatttcacttaagtactttttgattgcaaatttgattttgcatcgaaaaatgaagttgaaaaatttttgagaccgatatttcaattttttgaaaaaatcagtactgattcaaaaatcataactcgttcaaagattttttgcacaacctggaaatttctgaaaagttggcattttatgtcctctaaaacatatcaaaaaaatgaaaaaaatcaaaaatagtgtttttttgcaaatcaagttttagtgataaaaagttaaagaaaaatcaccaaatttttttttaccgtgtatcatttttttccagtgtagcccgtatccatacctacaactttgccgaagacaccaaatcgatcaaaaaattccttcaaaagatacagatttttgaattttcatacatcatttttgtatggccagctgccaaatttctatggaaaattgtatggacaaacaaatgacgaaaaattgcttctttgggcataccgaagacaccaacaaagtttcagccggattaaaaaatacaaaaattaaaattgaagaaaaaataccgatttcgtagagaattgctcacatgatacattcaaattaaaaaatacttaaaataaaacaagaaaaacataaatcaagagaagtcaagtttttcgtagaacgaaagttgctcaaaacgacctcctgaacacgggaaaaaataaaaaaaactttcaaaaaaaaatgtaggcaGTAGAAGGTTAATGTgcacaattaatttttttgggtgaaatttccaataacaaaatgGTGATTTTCTTTTAAGAGTTTGACTCATatctttctaaaaagttgtaagCAGAACCTACATTTTttccgaagacactaaatcgttCAGAAAATCTGTCCTCAAGATTcagatttgtgattttttttaaaatagtttcctTTGTATGCAGACAAATtgtatgatgcaaaatgacccCTTTGGTCATataaaagtacacacaaaggttaatccaaattaaaaaaaaatccaaaaattaaattatcaaaaattgtttatgCTTCACAGAATTGCTCAGTGGAGTTTCTacggaaaatttacaaaatgtcaATGAATTTAGGGAAACAAAAGTTTTCTTAGCAACGCATATTATTTTGCCCCTTGATTATTTCAGAATATTACCGGAAGTTGAACTACAAATTATTATCGCCTGACTGTAAAATTTCGCTAAACAACTTTGATATGTACGTTAATGAGTGACTGGACGTAAGATTTGGAATATTCTAGCTCGCttagttgacgtttccataaaaaaggtaaacaaacaattgCATCACCTCGTTCACAACAAAGCAAGTGTTCCAAGTGGATTGTAGATAACGGCACTTACTTACGTATACCTTTTGATACAAAACGTGTGTACATTACAATTCCAAGTGAAGTGATTGTAGATTGATCAGTAttaaataaatgcttttttttgttaagcaTTCAAGATTGATGGTTTGGCATCTTTCAATGAAAAGAAATGCAAGATAGACTTGATTTCTGGACATTTAAAAAAGCCAATCTAGACAAAACTCCAACTCTGACTGGCTTAAAACCCAGTCGTAAGAATTTCGTGCTTGCCTGACCGGATCGCGCCTCCTGCTGCTACTTGAATCAGCTTACGCTGCTTCTGctcacccgagcagacggaaattacttgggaataacattttttgatatttgaaaatcctaggccaataacattttatgttatttgttACATGATTTGTTACTCgtcgctatgattttttttttgttattgaattgtttttgttataacagacttataaaatttgtagttattcttcgaacaaacctttgttattattttttgttattttaacaactaatccgatcatcccaataacagttggaggtattcttccataacaaaaaatgttattccaaagtttttttggcTTCCAattaatatcagaccaataacaaattttgttatgataatataaactgttattaaacaattatgcaaaaatttatttttgaagaagattccataacaatttttgttattttaacagtatttgttattgaaatggcatgaattttgtaattaccgtctgcccgggcacAACAACCGGTAATGTAACGCGCGCGGTAATGTAATTCAACACCAGTTGGAACGGAGAGCCGGTGTGACTTAATTTTTCGTCAAGCCAGAGCAAACGacgacgaagaagaagaagacgcgACGAAACCGGAAactagctttttttttgctgaaccaGACTTCGATGTGCATCACACCTCGAGTGTGAGTGGCTTTTGTGGTTATGTTCTTTAGCTGTTGTTTTATGCCTTTTTTAtacaagtttaaatttttttgtgttaCTTTTGTTACGGTTGTGACTTGTGGCGCAGACTGTGGGGTTTATTGAACTTTGATTTGACGGATGGATCATAAATAAAGAACGCGAGAACTTTCGTATTTCCGCAAAGTTTTCGGACCATTAATCGCGTCTCTTGGTTGGCTTGCCGTGATGGCTTTGTGGTAACGAGCGCGCAGCGCTCAAGTGACGCGAGTTCAAGCCTGAATGAcgacg
Encoded here:
- the LOC6046425 gene encoding uncharacterized protein LOC6046425; its protein translation is MFLKIFLLTVAARACTSLVPNSFEATVGCLQYNAHADYNYDHPYFATASWRNIKSTAGVIRMRMGVSGNKSGYIRLAPTVRPFDETTMHEIVLDFDSDNRSYFQRYVRGGPNRVHSFKLFKLNYIQKISIFEPLMFTVEVYPNGRVTVKIDTERYPFIDVTDAGVSAKYVGFANWDANDKAVFFVDCPLVD